The Peribacillus sp. FSL E2-0218 genome contains a region encoding:
- a CDS encoding FbpB family small basic protein: protein MSRRRKSYKELLNENREHLLHDKTEVERIFTKIDQKAVVEVKKTKQVHS from the coding sequence ATGTCTAGGAGAAGAAAATCGTATAAAGAACTGCTAAATGAAAACCGCGAGCATTTGTTGCATGATAAAACGGAGGTCGAGCGCATTTTTACAAAAATCGATCAAAAGGCCGTCGTTGAAGTCAAAAAAACGAAGCAAGTGCACTCATGA
- a CDS encoding phospholipase D family protein has translation MAAKMAWKGFLLVLLVYFLYVVVAAVVIFCFPKEKEAGRMTDHISTYMGTKGSTVDRVQLLEDGYESGLARMQMIQEAKESIDVAYYSIAKGETSELLLGALIEAADRGVKVRILLDGICHGLRGELRNARYALSSHENIELRYYETFKPFRPWTWHNRLHDKIMTVDGKLAIIGGRNIADKYLASKPPKDFVYDRDVLIFNAKQEEDSVIVDMKGYLNELWNHPYTSEVFADLSKKQTEKGKKMRARLSSQYREARHANADFVHPINDWNTSTATTQKVSFLHNPIERFYKYPFVWKSLVDIAAEAKRSVFIQSPYIVPADMLEEYVPNRLDAEAEWTILTNSVTSTPNVIAFSGYLGLRDRIVETGARLYEYSKLYSLHGKSVVYDGRLSAVGSFNLDSRSAFLNTESMVIIDSEPFASQLIEAMDSKIADSTLVAADKKYIEPPEDIKKDESYFKATFLKALSKITVYCNRFI, from the coding sequence GTGGCTGCCAAAATGGCATGGAAGGGTTTTTTACTTGTTCTTTTAGTATATTTTCTTTATGTAGTGGTGGCGGCAGTGGTCATTTTCTGCTTTCCCAAGGAAAAAGAAGCAGGCAGGATGACGGATCACATAAGTACCTATATGGGAACAAAAGGATCAACCGTCGATCGTGTGCAGCTTCTTGAAGACGGATATGAATCAGGACTGGCCCGCATGCAAATGATTCAGGAAGCGAAGGAATCGATCGATGTTGCCTACTACTCCATCGCAAAAGGGGAAACGAGCGAACTGCTTCTGGGAGCTTTGATCGAAGCAGCCGATCGCGGCGTCAAGGTCCGGATCCTCCTGGACGGAATTTGCCATGGCCTGAGGGGTGAATTGCGGAATGCCCGCTATGCATTGTCATCACATGAAAATATCGAATTAAGGTACTACGAAACCTTCAAGCCATTCAGGCCATGGACCTGGCACAATCGGCTTCATGACAAAATCATGACAGTGGACGGCAAGTTAGCCATCATCGGGGGCAGGAATATTGCCGATAAGTATTTGGCAAGCAAGCCGCCTAAGGATTTTGTCTACGACCGCGATGTCCTGATTTTTAATGCGAAACAAGAAGAAGACAGTGTCATCGTTGATATGAAGGGCTATTTGAATGAATTATGGAATCATCCATATACGAGCGAGGTTTTTGCGGATCTTTCCAAGAAACAAACGGAAAAAGGAAAAAAGATGAGGGCGAGATTATCCAGTCAATATCGTGAGGCCCGGCATGCGAATGCCGATTTCGTTCATCCGATCAACGATTGGAACACGTCAACAGCCACTACGCAAAAAGTTTCTTTCCTTCATAATCCAATCGAGCGTTTCTATAAATATCCTTTTGTGTGGAAATCATTAGTGGATATTGCAGCGGAGGCGAAGCGATCGGTATTCATCCAGAGCCCTTATATCGTCCCGGCCGACATGTTGGAGGAGTACGTGCCAAACCGGCTGGATGCTGAAGCCGAGTGGACGATATTGACCAATTCGGTGACTTCGACTCCGAATGTGATCGCTTTTTCCGGTTATTTAGGGCTTAGGGATCGTATTGTCGAGACAGGGGCAAGGCTTTATGAATATTCGAAGCTGTATTCATTGCATGGGAAGTCAGTAGTATATGATGGACGGTTAAGTGCAGTCGGTTCCTTCAATTTGGATTCACGATCTGCCTTTTTAAATACGGAATCGATGGTGATCATTGATAGTGAACCATTCGCCTCGCAGTTAATTGAGGCGATGGATTCGAAAATTGCGGATAGTACAC
- a CDS encoding DUF4871 domain-containing protein yields the protein MSGKKGLVFLLLCLMGVSGCTATNVPESQQSPKQNLSNDAPGFVAEEDFEEVDWEMTAAEFDTNTGSAMSGNENKVGIIGPELKANEIQKWLWHFWGMDEGPLSLVGYHKESKDISPVFSEGVWSRNGIGGGKINGADASLPTNVVLPKAGKWAILVYIDGQLFDTLVIEVNA from the coding sequence ATGAGCGGGAAAAAAGGGCTGGTTTTCTTATTGCTATGTTTAATGGGTGTAAGTGGCTGTACCGCAACCAATGTTCCGGAGTCCCAACAATCCCCTAAACAGAATCTTTCCAATGATGCGCCCGGCTTTGTTGCGGAAGAGGATTTTGAAGAGGTCGATTGGGAAATGACGGCCGCTGAGTTTGACACAAATACAGGCAGCGCCATGTCAGGAAATGAGAACAAAGTCGGCATAATCGGACCTGAATTAAAGGCAAACGAAATCCAAAAATGGCTGTGGCACTTTTGGGGGATGGATGAGGGGCCATTGTCTCTTGTCGGCTATCATAAAGAATCGAAGGATATCAGTCCCGTTTTCAGTGAAGGAGTTTGGTCAAGGAACGGGATTGGCGGCGGTAAAATTAATGGAGCGGATGCCAGCCTGCCCACTAACGTTGTGTTGCCGAAAGCAGGTAAATGGGCGATATTGGTTTATATCGATGGCCAATTATTCGATACTTTGGTAATCGAGGTCAACGCTTGA
- a CDS encoding peptidoglycan-binding protein: MKKKLLVMIPAVALMAAPLGTGAASITHAASKDSQVQKIETKAETRPTLRKGSRSSYVTDLQQSLKDVKYTVGVDGIFGTQTQNVVREFQVEHNLSSDGIVGPKTWAALDENKVERKQFTDKDAIALGKKKLGSKIVFSGDGRLLKDGKGKAYYLFKAANQDWIDQGGTGTIGWFNIYKDGRVVEQ, from the coding sequence GTGAAGAAAAAATTATTGGTGATGATTCCTGCCGTTGCCTTGATGGCTGCGCCACTAGGTACAGGGGCTGCATCAATTACCCACGCAGCTTCAAAGGATAGCCAAGTCCAGAAAATCGAAACGAAGGCGGAAACGCGTCCGACCCTCCGCAAAGGCTCGCGCTCAAGCTATGTAACCGACCTGCAGCAAAGCCTTAAGGATGTTAAATATACCGTGGGTGTTGATGGCATCTTTGGTACGCAAACGCAAAATGTCGTTAGGGAATTTCAAGTGGAGCACAATCTGAGCTCGGATGGTATCGTCGGGCCGAAGACATGGGCAGCCTTGGATGAAAATAAGGTCGAAAGAAAACAGTTCACGGATAAGGATGCAATTGCGCTAGGCAAGAAAAAGCTAGGGAGCAAAATCGTATTTAGCGGTGACGGCAGATTGCTGAAAGATGGAAAAGGAAAAGCTTATTACCTATTTAAAGCTGCCAACCAGGATTGGATCGATCAAGGCGGTACAGGTACGATCGGCTGGTTCAACATATATAAAGATGGCCGAGTAGTGGAGCAATAA
- a CDS encoding flavodoxin domain-containing protein gives MKVFIGYVSLSGNTEKMAVNIKNRMLAVGCDVYMERLDTVEVETLKEFDLSFIGLYTWNQGGLPYEANEFYEELDQANFHGVKVALFGAGDLSQPKPCGAINILSNKMKQCGFAVYDRVLKIDQGAPAHDRVRQCEDFADRALSWGSKRKKWRYLVWNRMQNNHKYRKTAYLLRRVMDDYPIK, from the coding sequence ATGAAGGTATTCATTGGTTACGTCAGTTTATCCGGTAATACCGAGAAAATGGCTGTAAACATAAAGAATCGAATGCTGGCTGTCGGCTGTGACGTATATATGGAAAGATTGGATACGGTAGAAGTGGAAACGTTGAAGGAGTTCGATTTGTCCTTCATCGGTTTATATACATGGAATCAAGGAGGTTTGCCATATGAGGCAAACGAATTTTATGAAGAGCTCGATCAAGCCAACTTTCATGGAGTGAAGGTCGCATTATTCGGTGCAGGTGACTTGAGCCAGCCAAAGCCTTGCGGTGCCATCAATATCCTCTCCAATAAGATGAAGCAATGTGGATTTGCTGTTTATGATCGTGTTTTGAAAATCGATCAGGGAGCACCTGCACACGATCGGGTAAGGCAATGTGAAGACTTTGCAGATCGGGCTCTTAGTTGGGGAAGCAAAAGGAAGAAATGGCGGTATCTCGTTTGGAATCGGATGCAAAATAACCATAAGTACCGAAAGACTGCCTACTTATTAAGGAGGGTGATGGATGATTACCCAATTAAATAA
- a CDS encoding cupin domain-containing protein, producing MNPGYVPDNKNLKKSSGTPNLFFDSRDNVFFERNPNNVAYEVTSTQLPAMVGGAFVDLYLTKGHIREPHWHPNAWELDVVVSGEALISIVDPDTKKLHNYVAKPGQVVFIPMAWWHWIRPVSQELHLHLFFNNDQFETAEGSDMLRLTPPEVFQLSYGVNAEKIADSLAPINESVVIGPPASHTKNQVPHYPDRNELTYTERPHGKTEGITININDKPIDY from the coding sequence GTGAATCCTGGTTATGTTCCAGATAACAAGAACCTAAAAAAATCAAGTGGTACCCCGAATCTCTTTTTTGACTCAAGAGATAATGTTTTTTTCGAGCGCAATCCAAATAATGTCGCTTATGAAGTCACCTCGACCCAGTTACCGGCAATGGTCGGCGGGGCTTTTGTGGACCTGTATCTAACCAAGGGACATATACGGGAACCTCATTGGCATCCGAATGCCTGGGAGCTGGATGTCGTGGTTTCCGGCGAGGCCCTGATCTCCATCGTTGATCCCGACACGAAGAAATTGCATAACTATGTAGCCAAACCCGGTCAGGTCGTCTTCATTCCGATGGCTTGGTGGCATTGGATCAGACCCGTTTCACAAGAACTGCATCTCCACCTCTTTTTTAACAATGATCAATTCGAAACGGCGGAAGGATCCGACATGTTGCGTCTGACGCCGCCAGAGGTGTTCCAGCTTTCCTATGGCGTCAATGCCGAGAAAATCGCCGATTCATTGGCGCCCATTAACGAGTCGGTCGTCATCGGCCCCCCTGCGAGCCATACGAAAAATCAGGTCCCACACTATCCGGACCGGAACGAATTAACATACACGGAAAGACCCCATGGAAAAACGGAAGGAATAACGATTAACATCAATGATAAACCGATCGATTACTAA
- a CDS encoding efflux RND transporter permease subunit, whose amino-acid sequence MEFLTKWSFKNKAAVSLVTIFILMIGIISYFKLPMEFLPSADNPQVTIITMGQGTDSKTMEAQVTEPIESAVTGVKGKSAMYSTTGDGFSKIDLSFESGSDMKQAKLDVQEALSSVALPQSMTKPTVTQLNTSMIPISFIAVTFKDGLTAESLDLTKKELEPLYKDIKGVSDVQTFGISQSVLSVKVDNEQLSKKNVSIQNVMSVLNGQDAALAVGEKVIDGKTSNIKVIGDVTSIEKVKALKVTSDVTLGDIAKVAEAKDGNLISRFNGKESIDISIIKDSQSNAVTISKEVEKVTKEINEKYKEQKSTVYLSTADMVETSVHSMVKEVLLGALFATIVIMVFLRNVRSTFITIVSIPLSLGFTLFLLSLSGVTLNILTLGGVAVAIGRLVDDSIVVIENIFRKMQQEKISVQLVMDAVKEVGVAITASTLTTVAVFLPVALLNGGLQEFLLPFALTVTYSLLASLIVALTVVPLMSAGLLKRAKLPKHRPAKHFTKLVTWSLNHKWFVLIIALLLFVGSIGTYFAMPKGAIDHSSADYVSVTLTYPNDEPFDQVKEKAIELEGKMRDLSEVDNVFMQLGNSAEAAQYGAVTSPTEATFGILVKDEANMDAILEEIDKQKENYPEAKLTASASSFMMGASKTNITIDVIGKNVGDLERTANKIKGNIQDIKGIEDVATNQDEKKTIYSFKVDPAKGNAEQIGQQLGVMLNGTPIGHMKLADKQTPVILEPILDPKKPNDLKNIPIMTDGGLVPVSKVASLTSEESATTQFHKDGETYLRLTATVDPAKLSDISNKVNAVIFGDKETKGLKIPKDVDIYVGGASAQQTDDFSDLFLTMFLSIGIVFLIMVLTFKSMKAPIAILFSLPFAAIGAVLGLVISRISVDITALLGALMLIGIVVTNAIVLLDRVRQNEDSMIIRDAIIEATATRFRPIIMTAVATICAMLPLLYKKAETGSLVSQSLAIVVIGGLAVSTLLTLIVIPCIYELLYFKKSKKQRMKKNEPVSESAEM is encoded by the coding sequence GTGGAATTTCTTACAAAGTGGTCGTTCAAGAACAAGGCTGCCGTTTCATTGGTAACCATTTTTATTTTAATGATCGGAATCATCAGTTATTTTAAGCTGCCGATGGAATTTTTACCTTCTGCCGATAATCCACAAGTTACGATTATCACGATGGGTCAGGGCACGGATTCGAAAACGATGGAAGCGCAGGTTACCGAACCGATTGAAAGCGCGGTTACGGGAGTAAAAGGAAAGAGTGCCATGTACTCGACCACTGGCGATGGATTTTCAAAAATCGATCTTTCCTTTGAATCAGGGTCGGATATGAAACAGGCAAAACTGGATGTTCAAGAGGCTTTAAGCAGTGTGGCGTTGCCGCAAAGTATGACAAAGCCTACCGTTACCCAGTTAAATACATCCATGATTCCGATATCGTTCATAGCTGTGACGTTCAAGGATGGCTTGACAGCTGAAAGCTTGGATCTTACGAAGAAGGAACTGGAGCCTCTATATAAAGATATTAAAGGAGTTTCGGATGTACAGACATTTGGAATCTCCCAATCGGTCCTTTCTGTCAAGGTCGATAATGAACAATTGTCTAAAAAGAACGTCTCGATCCAAAATGTCATGAGCGTACTGAACGGACAAGATGCCGCTCTAGCCGTTGGTGAGAAGGTGATCGATGGGAAGACAAGTAATATTAAGGTCATCGGTGATGTAACGAGCATAGAAAAAGTAAAAGCGCTGAAGGTCACATCAGATGTCACACTTGGAGACATAGCAAAAGTGGCAGAAGCGAAGGATGGTAACCTCATCAGCCGTTTTAACGGAAAAGAAAGCATCGATATCAGCATCATCAAGGACAGTCAATCCAATGCTGTCACAATCAGTAAAGAAGTTGAAAAGGTAACAAAGGAAATCAATGAAAAGTACAAGGAACAGAAATCGACCGTCTATTTATCTACAGCGGATATGGTGGAGACCTCCGTCCATTCGATGGTTAAAGAAGTGCTGCTCGGTGCACTATTCGCCACGATCGTCATCATGGTTTTTTTACGAAATGTACGTTCTACCTTCATTACGATCGTATCGATTCCGTTATCACTTGGCTTTACTTTATTTTTGCTTTCATTGTCGGGGGTGACGCTGAATATCTTGACGCTGGGCGGTGTTGCGGTAGCGATTGGACGCTTGGTGGACGACAGCATTGTTGTGATTGAAAATATTTTCCGGAAAATGCAGCAGGAGAAGATATCGGTCCAATTGGTAATGGATGCGGTAAAAGAGGTCGGAGTGGCAATCACGGCTTCAACGCTTACGACGGTAGCCGTTTTCTTGCCGGTCGCTTTATTGAATGGCGGGCTTCAGGAATTCCTGCTTCCCTTCGCTTTAACCGTCACGTATTCTTTGCTGGCATCTTTGATCGTCGCATTGACGGTCGTTCCATTGATGAGTGCGGGATTGCTGAAACGGGCGAAGCTACCAAAACATCGACCGGCCAAGCATTTTACGAAGCTTGTCACTTGGTCATTAAACCATAAATGGTTTGTCTTGATTATTGCGCTGCTCTTGTTCGTCGGTTCGATTGGTACATATTTTGCGATGCCAAAAGGGGCGATCGATCATTCTTCAGCTGATTATGTATCCGTGACATTAACTTATCCAAATGATGAGCCCTTTGATCAAGTAAAAGAGAAGGCAATTGAACTCGAGGGAAAAATGCGTGATTTGAGCGAAGTGGATAATGTGTTCATGCAATTAGGAAACTCTGCCGAAGCGGCTCAATATGGCGCCGTCACCTCGCCTACGGAAGCGACTTTCGGTATTTTAGTCAAAGATGAAGCAAATATGGATGCAATATTGGAGGAAATCGACAAGCAAAAAGAAAACTATCCCGAGGCAAAGCTTACAGCCAGCGCTTCCTCATTCATGATGGGGGCTTCAAAGACGAACATAACGATCGATGTCATTGGCAAGAATGTGGGGGATTTGGAGCGGACCGCCAATAAGATCAAAGGAAACATTCAAGATATTAAGGGAATTGAGGATGTTGCAACGAACCAGGATGAAAAGAAAACCATTTATTCTTTCAAGGTGGATCCGGCCAAAGGAAACGCAGAACAAATAGGCCAACAACTGGGTGTCATGCTGAATGGAACCCCGATTGGCCATATGAAGCTTGCGGATAAGCAGACACCGGTAATACTAGAACCTATTTTGGATCCGAAAAAACCCAATGACTTAAAGAATATTCCCATTATGACAGATGGCGGTTTAGTCCCAGTCTCAAAAGTCGCTTCATTGACGAGCGAAGAGAGTGCCACGACACAGTTCCATAAAGATGGAGAAACGTATCTCCGATTGACGGCAACAGTAGATCCGGCTAAACTGTCTGACATTTCAAATAAAGTCAATGCTGTGATATTTGGAGACAAAGAGACCAAGGGCCTTAAGATTCCCAAGGATGTAGATATTTATGTCGGGGGAGCAAGTGCTCAGCAGACGGATGATTTTTCCGATTTGTTCCTGACGATGTTCCTATCGATAGGCATTGTCTTTCTGATCATGGTTCTTACATTCAAGTCAATGAAGGCACCAATCGCGATTCTATTTTCATTGCCGTTCGCTGCAATCGGCGCAGTGCTGGGATTGGTCATCAGCCGGATTTCCGTGGATATTACAGCGCTTTTGGGCGCACTCATGCTGATAGGAATCGTCGTGACTAACGCGATCGTGCTTCTCGATCGTGTCAGGCAAAACGAAGATAGTATGATCATCCGGGATGCAATCATTGAAGCGACAGCTACAAGATTCCGTCCGATCATCATGACGGCTGTAGCCACCATTTGTGCCATGCTGCCTCTTTTATATAAAAAGGCCGAAACGGGAAGCCTCGTTTCACAAAGCCTGGCCATCGTTGTCATTGGCGGGCTGGCAGTTTCTACGCTGCTCACACTCATCGTCATTCCATGTATCTATGAATTGCTGTACTTCAAAAAATCAAAGAAACAGAGAATGAAAAAGAATGAGCCCGTCAGCGAGAGCGCCGAAATGTAA
- a CDS encoding Fur-regulated basic protein FbpA: MITQLNNKREWKKEELIQELLKFGLFKKYNKQLYELPMVVLQREFNRLRGE, from the coding sequence ATGATTACCCAATTAAATAATAAGAGAGAATGGAAGAAAGAAGAACTTATCCAAGAACTTCTGAAATTTGGCCTATTCAAGAAATATAATAAACAGCTCTACGAACTGCCGATGGTTGTCCTGCAGAGAGAATTCAATCGTTTGAGAGGTGAATGA